The Thalassolituus oleivorans MIL-1 genome includes the window TTGCCCGCCGGGGTGTGCCGAATGGCGTTCGACAGCAGGTTGGAGATGGCCCTGCGTAGCATGGCGCGATCACCCATTACCCCCGGTGCCTGACCCTCTAAAGACAGGGTGATATGTTTTTCCTCCGCCAGCGCCCCGAAGAAGTCGAACAGCTCCCTGACCTCGGTGGCCAGATCCAGCGTTACCTGCACCGGTTTGAGCAGGCCGTGGTCGCTCTTGGCCAGCCAGAGCATGTCGTTAACCATCTTGGCCAGGCGTTCTTGCTCTTCCAGATTGGAGTACAGGAGCTCACGATATTCGTCCAGTGTTCTGGCCCTGCCCAACGCCACTTGAGTCTGGGTGATGAGATTGGTCAGCGGGGTTCGTAGTTCGTGGGCGATATCCGCCGAGAAATGCGACAGCCGCGTGAAGCTGTCTTCCAGTCGCTCAATCATCTGATTAAAGGCGGAGGCCAGATCCCGTAGTTCCAGGGGCATGCTGCGAAAATCAAGTCGCATATGCAATCGGTCGGCCTGAATACTGCGCATCTCGTCCGAGAGACCGCGTAAAGGCGCGTGTCCCTGGTGTACCCCAAACCACGCCGCTAGCAAAGTCACACCGCCAGTAAGCAACATGATAATCCAGAGACTGCGGCGAAACCCTTGCAGAAAATGCAGGTGGAAGTCCATGCCGATCGCCGTGGCAATGCGATATTCCTGGCTGTCGCTGACAAACCGTGTGACGACACCCCGATAGGCATTTCCGTCAATGTGCCAAGTAGCCAGGTTATCGGCATGGATCCGCTTAACGGGGGAAAAAGCTACTATAGCCTGCGCGAAGTCAGCCCCCGGTGTAGCGAACACCAGCTGGCCACGGCCATTCCACACCTGAAAATAAACACCGTGGTGTCCCGACACCGCCTGCGACAACGCCACCGGTAACCGGAGCGGATCATCCACCCTTTGCAGGGTCTGCGTTACCGCCTGGTTGATCACGACCAACTCGTCCGCGTCCTGCTCGGCGAAATGCCTCTCGACGGCACCGAGCACCAGATTGCCGATCAAT containing:
- a CDS encoding heavy metal sensor histidine kinase; this translates as MWKQKMMATERRPLSLTARVMVFVALAIGISLVLIGNLVLGAVERHFAEQDADELVVINQAVTQTLQRVDDPLRLPVALSQAVSGHHGVYFQVWNGRGQLVFATPGADFAQAIVAFSPVKRIHADNLATWHIDGNAYRGVVTRFVSDSQEYRIATAIGMDFHLHFLQGFRRSLWIIMLLTGGVTLLAAWFGVHQGHAPLRGLSDEMRSIQADRLHMRLDFRSMPLELRDLASAFNQMIERLEDSFTRLSHFSADIAHELRTPLTNLITQTQVALGRARTLDEYRELLYSNLEEQERLAKMVNDMLWLAKSDHGLLKPVQVTLDLATEVRELFDFFGALAEEKHITLSLEGQAPGVMGDRAMLRRAISNLLSNAIRHTPAGKWIKVRLTKAANDSVSLSVINPDSEIPAQHLPNLFDRFYRADPSRTRQSEGAGLGLAIVHSIVETHGGRVEASSDPNATTFTLFLPVTDERSA